The Candidatus Binataceae bacterium genome includes the window GCTGAATAGCAGCGCCCGACGATCGGCGCCCGTCCGGTTGGGCAGCGAGCGGTGCACCAGGAAGGGGCCGAAGAAAATCACCGTGCCCGCTTCGACCGGCACCGGCAACAGCCGCGCGTGGTCGTATTTCGTGGGATCTATTTCCATGCCTCCCAGGCCTTCCAGCGCGCGGCGGCTGGGAAGTCCTTCCCGATGGCTCCCGGGCGCGACTTCCAGGCATCCGTTTTCCACGGTCGCGTCATCGAGAAAGAGCATCGCAGTAGCGACGCGCGCGGCGGCCTTGGTAACGCCCGTCCAATACGGAAAATCCTGATGCAGAATGATCGATCCGCCTTTATGAGCGCGCTTCAGGTTGAGCTTTTCGGTGAAAAGCCTGACGTCCTCTTCCCCAATCAGATCCTTGCAGGGCTCCATAAACCGTCGGTCAAGGGCCCACCGCTGCAGGCTATCGCTCAGATGCGCGAACAGCTCGAGCCCCTGCACCAGGTCGGGATCGCTCGGCTCCCACTTGACGATGGTTTGGAGTTGGCGCTGAAGCTCAAACATGTAGCTGCCGAGGGCGTGTTTGCTACGGCGCTTCTCCATGAGCAGCCGCTCCACCAGCGCCTCACAGGCGTCGCCCATGGCGCGCAGCTCTGCGGTAGCGAAGACCCCGCTGCGCAGCACGAACCCGCGCTCAGCCAGCTCGGCTTTCTCACGCGCGTCCAGTCGCAGCGATTCGCTCATCGAAGCACCTTGTGCAGCCAGTGTCCGCGATTATAGTGGCTAGTATCCGCAAAAACGAATGATCTACCCAAAGCCGGGCGATTTTGAGATCGGATTTTTTCGCGAGCATGGGTGGCTAGTCGTCGAGAATGCGATTCCACCCGAGGTGCTGGTTGAAGTTAGCGAGCGCTGCGAGCCGATACTGCAAAAGAAGCACAAGCTCGCTTTCGATTGGGCGTGGGAAAAAGGGAAGGCCAAGGAAGAGCGCACGTTCAAGATCGTGCAGGGCAGCCCGACGTGGGTTTGGCCCGACATCGCAAAGACCGAGTTTCGCGCGTGGATGCGGTCGTTTGGCTCCGCGCTAATGGGTTCCGAAGTGGAATTCTGGTACGACCAATTCCTCGCTAAGCCCCCACGCGATGGTGCCCCGACCTATTGGCACCAGGATGAGGCTTACTGGGGACGCAATCTTTTCGATCGCGGCATCACCTGCTGGATGCCGCTTCAGGATGTGGATGAGCGTAACGGATGCATGCACTTTATCGACCGCGGCCATCGCAACGGTGTCCTGGTTCATCGCCAGCCCAAGCACGTGCAGAGCGATCTTCTCTTCTGCGAACCGGACGAATCCCGGACGGTACCATGCCCGATACGCGCCGGATGCGTGACATTTCATCACGGCAAGACTCCTCACATGACGCCGGCCAACCGCAGCGACGGATGGCGCCGCGCGGTGACCACCCATATGCGAATTATCGGTACCGGCGGCGAAGGCGATCACTACCCGTGGAAGGTCTACGTCAACCAAATCACGGGAGAGCGGACCCTTCCTGTGTCGCGTTGAGGGAAGTGGGGGAGGCGTGCTTGTGGTTAATGCCTTCTGCTTCCTCTACTCAAACCTAAAGCGCCGGTGCACAATCTGAATTGTGGCCGGCAGTTATCAGGAACTCGCCCAGCGTTTCTACGAAAATCGGCAGCTGTTTGGCGATCCGAACGAGCGGGGGATAGTCGCGGTTGAAATAGCCTCGGCGACCGAAGTCGAGATTTTTCGGCGCCGTGCTGGAAATCTCACCCGCGAACGGCGTCCAATCTGCCTGTTCGTTCTGCTCGACGACCAAACCCGTCTGCGCGGTTTCAAGGGCGCCCTTGAAGTTCGCACGCTCGATGGCGACTTCCGCTTCCGTCACCTGATCACGCTGGCCTCCGGCGATACCCTTGAGGCGCTGAAGCGGCATCTGCGTAACACCACCGGCCAGGCCCCCAACGCCCCGGATGCGGCGTACCTGGCGCTGGCGGATCCAATCGAGCAGCACCTGATGCTCACCGGTACGACCTACTTCACCGGACTGGAGTTCTCCGACCTGGTGCGCGTGCAACTCGATATCGAAACCTACGTCACGCCCGGCTTCGAGTTCCCCTCACCGGCGCGCGAGGGCGACCGGGTCATCGC containing:
- a CDS encoding phytanoyl-CoA dioxygenase family protein, whose product is MSESLRLDAREKAELAERGFVLRSGVFATAELRAMGDACEALVERLLMEKRRSKHALGSYMFELQRQLQTIVKWEPSDPDLVQGLELFAHLSDSLQRWALDRRFMEPCKDLIGEEDVRLFTEKLNLKRAHKGGSIILHQDFPYWTGVTKAAARVATAMLFLDDATVENGCLEVAPGSHREGLPSRRALEGLGGMEIDPTKYDHARLLPVPVEAGTVIFFGPFLVHRSLPNRTGADRRALLFSYQPPGLPHLRDLLMNPQ
- a CDS encoding phytanoyl-CoA dioxygenase family protein, which codes for MIYPKPGDFEIGFFREHGWLVVENAIPPEVLVEVSERCEPILQKKHKLAFDWAWEKGKAKEERTFKIVQGSPTWVWPDIAKTEFRAWMRSFGSALMGSEVEFWYDQFLAKPPRDGAPTYWHQDEAYWGRNLFDRGITCWMPLQDVDERNGCMHFIDRGHRNGVLVHRQPKHVQSDLLFCEPDESRTVPCPIRAGCVTFHHGKTPHMTPANRSDGWRRAVTTHMRIIGTGGEGDHYPWKVYVNQITGERTLPVSR